One window of Camelina sativa cultivar DH55 chromosome 4, Cs, whole genome shotgun sequence genomic DNA carries:
- the LOC104781081 gene encoding probable protein phosphatase 2C 18, whose protein sequence is MGLCYSVDRTTGKETGETSTTASATETADERLGSRRWRRPRYLMGGGEIEQVLGRFVSNGSSKVAFLYTQQGKKGTNQDAMLVFESMKRICKGEYNNVDPRNTECLKLVEEFEKCIDRINESHIIAPDCEENQETPPDCYVIQLAFSQLN, encoded by the exons ATGGGTCTGTGTTATTCAGTAGATCGAACCACTGGGAAGGAAACAGGAGAAACCAGCACCACCGCCTCTGCGACGGAGACGGCTGACGAGAGATTAGGCTCCAGACGGTGGCGGCGGCCGAGATATTTAATGGGCGGCGGCGAAATCGAACAGGTTTTGGGTCGCTTTGTTTCCAATGGTTCTAGTAAGGTGGCATTTCTTTACACTCAGCAAGGCAAGAAAGGGACTAACCAAGACGCCATGCTTGTCTTTGAG TCCATGAAGAGAATCTGCAAAGGAGAATATAATAATGTTGATCCACGTAACACAGAATGCTTGAAACTCGTGGAAGAATTTGAAAAG TGCATTGATAGAATAAACGAATCACATATAATAGCGCCAGACTGTGAAGAGAATCAAGAGACACCTCCTGATTGCTATGTAATCCAACTTGCCTTCTCTCAACTCAATTGA
- the LOC104781079 gene encoding putative F-box protein At3g52320 isoform X2 — MGLFIRLAAVKGLRKKVEGGCKRRRRGIVKSAGSRSATFEEIPEEVLIEILARLPAKSVMRFKCVSKHWSSLISSRYFTNLFFQVSSPKREPRVFMFLSDNEHLCALLSNNNNFISDSYPHLNQDLTMPGMGGCFVNALRGLMCFRVGREVRICNLTTRQLLKLPRVKSNILDEAGGEFRMWNYFGHDSVHDEYKVLSTVCEVNEEERVVRSEHKVLILGLGAYWRSTQSTTPPPPPHRPYSQGISINGVLYYGAWVDKNTCVLMSFDLTSEEFSLIELPIEASIVWHVHRANLMIYESKIAVFEYSRLMTECILDLWVVEDAGKSKWSHKAFVLPSHQLMQCLSFDVLLMHNTGRSRELRLSGTSIDRTKVSSIHAIYDLEKNGVSRGVVIGALHPKFSGTRSLHTTLWDDVESIMCLKTLN; from the coding sequence ATGGGATTGTTTATTCGTCTTGCCGCCGTGAAAGGGCTGAGGAAGAAGGTAGAAGGAGgatgcaaaagaagaagaagaggcatcGTGAAGTCCGCCGGTTCGAGATCAGCTACCTTTGAAGAGATCCCCGAGGAGGTGTTGATAGAGATTCTGGCAAGATTACCAGCGAAGTCGGTGATGAGGTTCAAGTGCGTGTCAAAGCACTGGTCATCCCTCATCTCCTCCCGATATTTCACCAACCTTTTCTTCCAAGTGTCATCACCGAAGCGAGAACCGCGTGTGTTCATGTTTCTTTCAGACAATGAACACCTTTGTGCGTTGCtctctaataataataactttatATCAGACTCTTACCCTCATCTCAACCAAGATCTGACCATGCCGGGAATGGGAGGCTGCTTTGTAAACGCACTTCGTGGCTTAATGTGTTTCAGAGTTGGGCGAGAGGTACGGATCTGTAACCTCACCACCAGGCAGCTCCTGAAATTGCCCCGAGTGAAATCTAACATTTTGGATGAAGCTGGAGGCGAGTTCCGTATGTGGAACTATTTTGGGCACGACTCTGTTCACGATGAGTACAAAGTGCTCAGCACAGTTTGTGAGGTGAATGAGGAAGAGAGAGTAGTGAGATCCGAGCATAAGGTTTTGATACTTGGTCTTGGAGCTTATTGGAGAAGCACTCAGAGCacaactcctcctcctcctcctcatcgtccTTACTCTCAAGGTATCTCGATCAACGGTGTCTTGTATTATGGAGCTTGGGTTGACAAGAACACATGTGTGCTCATGAGTTTTGACTTGACTTCTGAGGAGTTCAGTTTGATTGAATTACCCATTGAGGCTAGCATTGTCTGGCATGTCCATCGGGCTAATCTCATGATCTACGAAAGTAAGATAGCTGTTTTCGAGTATTCACGTCTCATGACTGAATGTATTCTAGACCTGTGGGTGGTTGAGGATGCAGGGAAGAGTAAATGGTCGCATAAGGCTTTTGTTTTGCCTAGTCACCAGCTTATGCAATGCCTCAGTTTTGATGTATTGTTGATGCACAATACCGGTCGCAGCAGAGAGCTCAGGTTGTCTGGGACAAGCATTGATAGAACTAAAGTATCATCAATACATGCTATTTACGATTTAGAAAAGAACGGTGTATCAAGAGGGGTTGTTATAGGGGCACTACACCCCAAGTTCTCTGGAACCCGGTCTTTGCATACCACTCTTTGGGATGATGTTGAGAGCATCATGTGTTTGAAAACCTTAAACTAA
- the LOC104781085 gene encoding RNA-binding protein CP33, chloroplastic-like: MSSAYYCSSAVAVSAAATASSLNPLFTSHSNLRLFYRFTPKSFKLVASCPNPLILHPNTRRHRFFCTADTEANSAESEIEALLEEDDDDDVEDEEEEVEDEEDADEKQTTQASVEEGRLYVGNLPYTITSSELSQIFGEAGNVVDVQIVYDKVTDRSRGFGFVTMGTIEEAKEAIKMFNTSQIGGRTVKVNFPEVPRGGEREVMRTKIRDNNRSYVDSPHKIYAGNLGWNLTSQGLKDAFGDQPGVLGAKVIYERNTGRSRGFGFISFESGEDVQSALATMNGVEVEGRALRLNLASEREKPTVSPPTVEEGVTEEASLESSEVLTNVST, translated from the exons atgtcATCAGCTTATTATTGTTCCTCCGCCGTGGCTGTATCCGCCGCAGCCACCGCCTCTTCCTTGAATCCGTTATTCACCTCCCACTCCAATCTCCGACTCTTTTATCGTTTCACACCTAAATCCTTCAAACTCGTTGCCAGTTGCCCTAATCCGCTAATCCTCCATCCGAATACCCGTCGCCACCGCTTCTTCTGCACCGCCGATACCGAAGCTAACTCAGCCGAGAGCGAAATCGAAGCTTTActagaagaagacgacgacgacgacgtagaagatgaagaagaagaagtagaggacGAAGAAGACGCAGATGAGAAACAGACTACGCAAGCGAGTGTTGAAGAAGGAAGGCTTTACGTTGGGAACTTACCTTACACAATCACTTCCTCTGAGCTCTCTCAGATTTTTGGAGAAGCTGGCAATGTCGTCGATGTTCAG ATTGTTTATGATAAAGTCACTGATAGAAGCAGAGGGTTTGGATTTGTAACCATGGGAACCATTGAAGAAGCTAAAGAAGCTATTAAGATGTTTAACACTTCT CAAATTGGTGGTAGAACGGTGAAAGTGAACTTCCCGGAGGTGCCAAGAggtggagagagagaagtaaTGAGAACTAAAATCCGTGATAATAACCGGAGTTATGTAGACAGTCCTCACAAGATCTATGCAGGAAACCTTGGTTGGAACTTAACCTCACAGGGTCTTAAAGATGCGTTTGGTGATCAACCTGGTGTGCTTGGTGCTAAAGTTATCTATGAGAGAAACACCGGGAGGTCTCGGGGATTTGGTTTCATCTCTTTCGAGTCAGGGGAAGATGTTCAGTCTGCTTTGGCTACCATGAATGGAGTT gaaGTTGAAGGACGAGCGCTGAGGCTGAATTTGgcttcagagagagagaagcccaCTGTGTCTCCACCAACTGTAGAAGAAGGAGTAACTGAAGAGGCCAGTCTAGAGAGTAGTGAGGTGCTTACAAACGTCAGTACATGA